The segment CCGAATATTATAATCGCTGGTTTACCGCGTTAATTCATACGAAATCAAATAACACAGAAGGGATTAAAATCACCTTTACGATGGCCGCTCCTCCTCAGAATATTCGAGCTTTGAAAGACAAGTCTGTCCTGGAAATCGTTTGGCCATTAGAAAGGGTCGATCAACTTCCTTTCCAATTCCTGAGGGGAAGATGCCCCTGTGCTGTTTGCGTTAACGAACTTACTGGTGTCCGTATGGTCGGGCCGGAAAATATTGGCAGTGACGTGCACCCTGTGAAAATGGGCTTTTCCGGTAACTATGCTTTAACAGTCGAGTGGAGTGACGGTCATCATACCGGTTTATTTACCTGGGATTACCTCGAAACGATTTCAAACGAATGGCGCGATGCAAACGCCTGATGTTTCTGCAGATCCCCAAAAGTAAATCACACCGACTCTGGTGCGAATCAGAGTAAGCAGAGAATTAATTTATTTATGACGTATGAAGTCGAGTTGAAGTTCGAATTGAAAGATCGCGATGCGATCAGGGTTGCCCTGCAAAAGCTGGGAGCTGTTGAACAGGCTACAGAGGTGCAGCAGGATCATTATTTCAACCATCCTCAGCGAGACTTCGCTCAAACGGACGAAGCGTTTCGCATTCGCTCTAGCGGTGAACAGAATCGAGTCACCTATAAGGGACCAATCCTCGACAGCCAGACGAAGACCCGTAAGGAAATTGAAATCCCCTTTGCTTCAGGTCAGTCAACAGTCACTCAGCTTGAAGAAATGCTTGTCGATCTCGGTTTTAGACCTGTCTACAAAGTGACCAAGACACGAACCAGTTTCTCACTTGAGTGGGAAAATCGGCATCTGGAAATCACTCTCGATCGAGTTAATCAGGTGGGAGACTATCTGGAAATTGAAACGATGACCAATGAAGCGGACCGTGACGAAGGACGCGAGGCGATTTTAAAACTAGCGAAGCATCTCGGATTCAAGCACCCGGAACGACGCTCCTATTTAAGATTGCTTCTAGAAAAACTGGAAATCGATGGTACTGCCGACGTTTGAGTCGACGCTCTAGAGAATTTGGACCATTTGTTCATTGTTTTCCATCAGGTTATTGAAATCGGTAAATGTCGCGGGTAAGATTACGCCTGTACACTGATTTCGGTTGATTATCTAATTGAGATTAGAAGCAGACCGTTATCCATTTGGCGAGCCCGATTTCGCTTTACGTTGGTTCGTTGATTTCCAGCAAATCGACTGAAAGTACGAGATCGAAGTCCTCTGGAGAAATATTTTCTCCAGAGCGGATAACTTTACTCTTTCGCCTCTTCAATCTAAATTCTATGCAGGTCGAGCCCTTCTTTTCATCGCCGGTTCGATTTTTGAACACATAAAAGGAATGAGTCATGGCCAAAGCAAGATCTCGCAAAGCTCCCTCTGCTCCTAAGAACGAGCCTCCCGATACTATGCTGGATAATGCTCTCGGCCAGATCGAGAAAGCATTCGGCAAAGGGTCTATTATGAAACTTTCGGGGTCGGCAGCAGGCCGAATCCCGGGAATTTCAACCGGAGCCCTTTCACTGGACCTGGCTCTCGGTGGCCAGGGGATTCCCCGCGGACGTATCGTCGAATTTTACGGCCCGGAATCAAGTGGTAAAACCACGTTGGCTCTGCATGTCATTGCTAGTGCCCAGAAGACAGGAGGTGTCGCTGCTTTCATCGATGCTGAGCACGCACTTGATCCTACCTGGGCGAAACGACTTGGTGTAAAGCTCGAGGATTTACTGGTTAGTCAGCCCTCTTATGGTGAAGAGGCTCTGCAGATTGCCGAGATGCTGATCAAGTCTAACGCCGTCGATGTGATTGTTATCGACTCCGTCGCAGCCCTGGTTCCCAAGACGGAACTAGATGGCGAGATTGGCGATACGCACGTCGGTTTACAGGCCCGTATGATGAGCCAGGCGATGCGAAAATTGACGGGGGCAATCTCTCGCTCAAAAACCAGCGTAATTTTCATCAACCAGATTCGTGAAAAAATCGGCGTAATGTTCGGAAGTCCGGAAACGACTCCGGGTGGCCGGGCACTGAAATTCTACAGTACATGTCGTATTGATCTCCGTAGAGTCAGCACCTTGAAGGATGGCGACGCAACTGCCGGTATCCGCATGAAAGCGAAGATCGTCAAAAATAAGGTCGCGCCCCCCTTCCGCGTGACTGAGTTCGATATGCTTGTCACCAGCGGTATCAGTTACGAGGGTGATATCATCGACATGGCGGTCGAAGATCGTATTATCAAACAGAGTGGTAGCTGGTTCAGCTACGGCGAAACTCGACTGGGACAAGGTCGCGATCGAGTCCGGGAGTTCCTCAAGGAGAATCCAGAAACAACCGAGGAAATCAGACAGCTGATTCTCGAATTTCGTGGATTTGCTGCCCCTGCAGAGGGAGCTGAGGGGGATTCGGAAGAGGCTACAACTGAAGAAGCCAGTTCTAAGTAGCGACTTCTTGTCAGTATCAGGCACTCAAAAGTTCCCCATAAAGGGGAAGGTCCTTCGGCTTTCCTGAGTTCTCTACTCTCGCTATTACAATTCACGCTGATCCCGGAAGCGAACCCCTTCCGGGATTTTTTTGTCTAAGGCGATAGATCTGTGGATTCTCAGCGTCTGTCTGTGGGCCGAAATAGCTTGCCTGCCCTGTAATTGTTATGATTTCGCATTGGAATCCAGGCCTGTCGCTTGCGAATGACGAAGTCGATACCAACAGGCGAATTCCGAATCGCCCCCAATGTCGCTCAGACGCCTGGTTTCTATCCTTTTTTGATTAACCCTAGTTATTCCTTGAGTTCTAGAACTGACCCATGCTTACCAACGAACTTCGTGAAAAATACCTGGAATTTTTTGAATCCAAAGGGTGTATCCGCCGTCCGTCGGACGTGTTGATCCCCAAGGATGACAAAACGGTACTGTTCACTCCGGCCGGAATGAATCAGTTTAAAAATCAGTTTCTGGGAATCGGTAAGCTCGATTTCACTCGGGCCACGACCTGTCAGAAATGCCTGCGAACGGGCGATATTGAAAACGTGGGGGTAACTGCCTATCACCACACGTTCTTTGAAATGTTGGGTAACTTTTCGTTTGGAGATTACTTCAAACGAGAAGCAATTCACTGGGCTTGGGAGTTTCTGACAGACAAGAAATGGTTGGGGCTCAATGCGGATAAGCTCACCGTCACTGTTTTCCAGGAAGACGATGAAGCTTTCGATATCTGGAACAAAGAAATCAAACTCGATTCCAGTCGTATTCGACGCGACAACGAGTACGAAAACTTCTGGCCTGCTGGAGCTCCTACGGAAGGACCTGATGGAGTCTGTGGTCCCTGTAGCGAAATCTTCTATCATCCCGATAAGGGACAAAAAGAAGTCGAGATCTGGAACCTCGTTTTCACGCAGTTCAATCGAGTAGGCGACCCACCCGACAACTTGCGACCACTGCCGAAGAAAAACATCGATACCGGAATGGGGCTGGAGCGATGTGCCGCTGTCCTGCAGGGAGTCGAATCCAATTTTGAGATCGATACGTTGCGACAGTTGTGTGAAGCTGCTGCGGATACCGTGAAGGTCAAATACGATTTCCATAACCCGGAAGGTCGCGCGATCCGTCGTATTGCCGATCATGTTCGTGCGATTACGATGTGCATCCATGAAGGCGCGGTACCGGGAAGTGACAAGGAAAGCTATGTCATCCGGCAACTGCTTCGCCGGGCTGTTTTGGAAGGTTACCTGTTGGGCCGCGAAACGCCGTTTCTTTCGACGCTTGTGCCCAAGGTGGTCGAGATCATGAAGCAGCCTTACCCCGAACTGACGGAAACAGTTCAGTCCGTATCGGACATTATCCACGAAGAAGAAAGTCAGTTCCTGGATACGGTTGAACGAGGCGTGAATCGGTTTAACCAGATCGTGCAGAAATCAGACGTACAAAGTAGTAAGACGATTTCAGGAGATGACGCTTTCGATCTGCACCAGACATATGGATTTCTGGTGGAATTGACAGTCGCAATGGCCAAAAAGAATGGGGTGGAAGTCGATCGCCTTGCGTTCGAAAACCGGGTCAAAGAACAGAAAAACATTAGCGGTTCTGGCCTGTTTGCTAATTCCGTCATGTCCGCAGGTCCGCTCGATTCAATTCGGAATGAAGCGGGTGCGACTATATTCAAAGGTTATGACTCGTCGACCTGTGAAGCTAAAGTCGTCGGTCTAATTCGCGATGAAAAACAAATTGAAAAAGTTGATTCGCCTAACCATGCCGACCGTGTCGGTGTGATTCTTGATCAGTCACCGTTCTATGGAGAAGCGGGTGGTCAGGTTGGCGATGTTGGGACTTTTTCCAGCGACGATACTCAGTTTGAAGTCGTTGATACTCAGCGGCATGGCGACTTACTGGTTCACATTGGCAAACTGAAAGCGGGTACAATTAAGCTTGGCCAGAAAGTCACCGCGGTAGTCAAAGGCGAACGTCGCGCCGGCATTCAACGGGCTCACTCGGCGACTCACATTCTGCATCATGCATTGCATCAAGTGCTCGGCAAGCACGCGACCCAGCGTGGATCGAAAGTGCAACAAGATGAGCTACGATTTGACTTCGCCCATCGTTCGTCCATGACACGCGAGGAGATTGATCGAGTTGAAGATATTGTGAACCAGCGCATCGCCGAAGGGGCGTCGGTCCACACTCAATTGCTGCCCATTGAAGAGGCACGTAAACTTGGAGCCATGGCTCTCTTCGGAGAGAAATATCCGGATGAAGTTCGAGTCGTGAAAATGGGTGAGTTCAGTACCGAGCTCTGCGGTGGAACGCACCTGACCAGCACTGGTCAGGTGGGGCTCTGTAAGGTGATCAGCGAAGAGCCTGTCGGGAAAGGGGTTCGTCGAATCACGGCCTACACAGGCGAGAAAGCGGTCGAACAGATGCGGCAGTCGGACGAACTGCTGCGGGAGCTGAGTCAGTTACTCAAAACGCCACAGGTCCAGGATCTTCCACAACGTATTCAGACTTTGCAAGATGAACTAAAATCGGTTAAACAGCAATTGGCGGCTCAATCGAAACAGTCTGTATCCGGAGTTCTGGACGAGCTGTTGAGTCAGGCAGAAGAAGTGAACGGCGTGAAGGTCATTACCTATCAACCCGAAAACGCCGATCGTGATATGCTTCGAGAGTTTGCCGATCAACTTCGTGCTTCTCGTACTCCCGTTGCCGTTCTATTGGGAGCGGAAATCGATGGCAAAGTGGCTTTGCTGGCGACGGTCAGCAAAGAGCTGATCAAACAGGGTGTCAAAGCGAACGACTGCATCAAAGTCGCTTCTAAAGTGGCTGGTGGTGGTGGCGGAGGCCGCCCCGATTTGGCCGAAGCGGGAGGCCGTTTTATTGATAAAATCCCGGAAGCCCTGGAAGCAGGTGCCGCGTTCTATAAAGAGCAGCTGGGATAATTCCTTCCTGCTGTTAAATGAAAATGAAGCATAAAAGAACCCGGAAGAGATCCTGATGATTTCTTCCGGGTTGTTATTTTGTGCCTGTGTTTGGATGTCTTACAGCATTCCTTTTTTCTGTAACTCTGACACGACGGTCATGACAATGTTTCGAACGTCGGCGGTCTCATCAGCAGAGCCTTCTCCGACCGGGCATCCGCCAATGGGCTCCTGCGTAAAACCGTGATCGGCCAGAGAGCACTGCAATGTCCGTCGCAAAATGCTGAGGTCTTGCTCTTGGTGTTCTGATCGTGGCTGGCGCCCATGTCCCATGTCGAATCCACGCAGTTTTACCGCTTCTCGGAAGCCATCGGGGAATTCGGCTGAGTAAAGCATGGTGTCGAATAAAGTGACAAGGTCGTATTGAATTTTGCGGGCATCATCCAGTTTGCCGGCGAGCGTCAAGTCGTACAGCTTACGAGTGATTTCGGGAACAACTCCGGAACTCGCGTTGGTTCCTCCGTCACAACCGACCAGGATCATCGGCATCAATGCCGCATCCCAACCTGTCAGAAAGGCGAAGTCCGGCCGATTGGGACGCACTGCCTGGATCATTCGAATCATGTGTGGAAGTTCGCCCGAACTATCTTTGATGGCTGTGATTCGTTCGCATTCGTCAGCCAATCGTTGAACAGTGGGGACATCGATCGGGCTGGCGAACATCGGAATGTTGTACAAGGTCACATCGACGGGAGTATTCCGGCCTATCTCTCGGAAGTAAGCGAAAACGGCTTCCGGTCCAAGCTTGTAATAAAACGGGGCGACAATGGCGACGGCCCGCACACCAAGTTCCGCGTAATATTCACACGCTTTGAGTGTTTCTTTAACATTTGCCTCGGCAGCTCCCGCCAGAATGGGAACCCTGCCCCGTGTCTGATCGGCAATGATGCTGACGATTCGTTTTCGTTCTTCGAAAGTAAAACGAGTGAATTCCCCTGTCGAGCCGTTGGGGTACAGGCCATGGACCCCTTTTTCGATCAACCAGTCGACGTACTTTCGCAGTACTTCTTCGTTGATATCACCCTTGCTGTCGAGCGGAACCAGATTCGGAGTGAAAATTCCCTGGAGACGTTCAGCCATTGTTGAAAACTCATGTAGAATGTGGGGATGCGTGAATGGTCCGACCGGTCAGAATGATGCAAGAAAATGAGCTTCTTTGACCAATTCTGCACGGAACGGAGGTCAGAACTCTCAGTATCTGGCCTCTCATAAATACTTTACCCAGCAAAAGGTGTCGACCGCGAGAGAACCGCAGGAAAACTTTACCTCTCCTGCACAAACTGCCCTAACTTTTTGTCTATTGCTGTTTGTATGGGTTATAAGGGTTCAGTAGCGAGCTGCTGATTCATCTGAAAAGAGTCCCTGCGTTCGCTAAATTGGCTGGTGCGTCGTCTTTTCAGAGGCTTTGGGCCAATGGACGGTTACTTTTGTTCCCTGAGAGGGATGGGAGCTGACCGCGATGGTGGCGTCGTGCAGGCGGGCAATTTGCCAGGCTTTGGAGAGGCCGAAGCCAAGTCCCCGTCCGGCCTGTTGCCCCGAGTAAAACGGATCAAACATATGTAGTTGGTTCAAGTCGGACAGGCTGCTGCCCGGACTGGTAATCTCAATCTGGACTCGACCCTCATAACCAGGACGGTATTCGATTCGCAATATTTTCTCTGTATCATCCGGACTGTGGATCAATCCGTTTTCCAGAAGAGAACAGACGACTTGCTCCAGTTGCGTTCGGTCGGCAAGCAAAAAGTAGTCTTCAGACGAAGCGATCTCGAATGAGATCTCATTTCCAAAACGTGCTTTTAATTTCCGGATGACATCATCGAAAACTTCCCGCAGTGGAACAGATTCAAATTGCGGAACCGGTGGGCGACCGAAAAGCATTAAGTCACCAATCATATCGCGGATTCGCAGAGCTTGAGCTCCGATGTTGGTAAGCATCTCTCGACGTTCCGGATCGGCCTCATTCTTTAAGAGCAGTTGAGCGCGACCGCTTATGGTCGCCAGGGGGTTGTTGATTTCGTGCCCTGCCCCGGCTGCGAATTCTGCCAGGGACTGCAGTTTGAGTTCCTGGAGTTGAACGAGCGATGCCGGACGATGTGCCAGACGGACCTGTTCTAAAAATCGGCAGGTGACTTCGGCTGCTTTTTCGAAATCATCCGATAGAGAAGAGACGGGGATTGCGCAGGCGAGCATTCCCCGGACGGGGCCGGAAATGTGTAGTGGAATGAACTGGAGTTGGTGAAGGTCGGAGGCAGGAAAAAATTCGCCCCATTGTTGTTCCACTAAAGCGAGGAAGTTTTCCGCCCAGTCACTGTCACACGGAAACTTCGTGCCCAATTCCACGATCGATCTCTGTTGATCATAAAAATGAAACCACAGAGACTGCTCCCCCGGACTGGGGGTGATCAGGAGAACGGCGTGGGATGTCGTCTCTTCCCACCAAATTTCCACGACGCGTTGCAGCGCATTTGGGAAATCGAGGGTCGGCATGAGTTGCCAGTATCGCTGGCTCAACCGATTGACGAGACTGGTCTCTGTTGTATTAGACGACGCAGTCGATAGGGTATCGGCGGACAAGGACATGGTCGGCAGGAAACTTTCGATAATCAGCAGATGAAGTCCGCTATGTTAATGAAAAGCAGAGCGCTTGTTGATGGGGGGGCATCCATGACTGCTTCTATTCCTGACTTAATACTCTTGTGTAATATAACAAAAACGTCCCATTCGAAGACTTCGAATGGGACGAATATGTATCGTATTACCGGAGTGGACTCTCTGCAACAGTTGATAAATTGCCTGTTGAAAAAGTCTGTTTGGCAAGGCGTTCCTGTGATCAGGCTGCTTCCACTGGCTCCATATCGAGCAGGTGGCAAACATGTTCAATCAGTTTTTCAATTTCGAAGGGCTTCTGCATAAATTCATTGGCACCCGACTTGATCAATTCCTGAATCTTGTCCGCCTCGACCATCCCGCTAATGCAAATGATTTTGACATCGTCGAGCGTGGAGTCAGATCGAACACGGTGGCAAACTTCTTTACCATTAATGTCCGGCAGCATCACGTCCAGGACGATGATATCGGGATGATATTCTTTCACCATCATTCCAGCATCAAATCCATTGTTCGCCACACGGACCTCGAAACGGGAATCGAGTTCCAGAGCGTCGCGGATCAATTCTACCAATTCCTCGTCATCATCGACAATTAAGGCTTTGCGGCGTCCGCTTTCCAAAGCATCGGTTGGGATGCCATTGTCTTTCATGAACTTAAAGAGAATGTCGCGCGGAATGCGGCGAAAACGGCTACCTGGTACGCGAAAACCCTTCAACTGGCCTGAATCAAAACAGCGAATGATTGTTTGTTGGCTGACCTTGCAAATCTTTGCGGCCTCGCCGGTTGTAAAAACTGTTTTCATGCTGAGTATCCATCCTATGCTATGGCCATCGACGTAGACGGCTGGCCCGTTTAATGTCCTCGTCAACGACACGACGTCGAGGAGGTTCCCTCCTGGAAAACCCGGAAACCCGGCAAGGAGATTTAGCTCACAAACCGTCAAGTTGAGCGATGGCGCTCCCCAAGGTGACGATGGTGAGGACTTGGCTCCTTCCAAATCAATTGCTGGTTTTAACAGGGCTTTCACGGGCCATCCGGGCCGTCAATGAAGAGGATACCCTACCAGTTCTTGGTTCAATTTCAGGGCTATGTCTAACCAATCAATGCAGATTCCGCCGGGGTGGAAGCATGTTCCCCACTGATTTAAGTAACAGCAGTATACGATACAAAGGACTTTCGCTTCGCCCGGAGGGTGTTGATTCAAGATTACCTCTTTTCTCAACACGACCGATTGTATCTAATCTATGGAATCGGTCAACAGGACTTCTCTTCCCCTTATCTTCCCCACTCTACACCAGTTTTCTAGACGCAAACTCCTGCTATTACTAAATCTTGGCTCTGCAATGAATTAAGATGAGCATGCTAATTAGCTGTTGATGCGAAAAAAATGAGGAAAAAAAGTTCTTTACGCGTAAGTGTTTCGATTGAAAATACTTAGGAAGAGTTTCCTCTCATTTGCGGAGATTAGGAGCATCCGTCGAAATTTCAGCAATCGACAGCTGGTGAACGAGGATGGATGCGGGGTTCAGCGAGGCTGCTTTAGATACATCGTCACCACGGCCAAGTCGGCGGGCGTAATTCCACTGATGCGAGAGGCCTGCCCCAAATTGATTGGACGTACCCGATCGAGCTTCTCACGGGCCTCGATTCGTAATTGGGTAATTCCCTTGTAGTTGAGCGCCTCCGGAATTCGAAGCTGTGTGATCTTGGCCTGCTTTTCAACGTCGGCCAACTGGCGGCGGATGTAACCCGAATACTTGGTCTCAATACAGACCTGATCGCGTGCTCGTTCGGAAATCTCCAATTCAGCAAGACGGGGAGAGATCTGACAGAGAGAGGACCAGTCGGCATCCTGACGCCGCAAGCGGTCTTCCAGTGAGTTCCCGTGGTATCGCTCGGTGCGTAGGATTTCGAGAGCATGATCGATCTCGACTTCATACTTCTTAAGTCGAGCTATGCGGTCAGCAGAGGCCAGGCCAATCTCGGCAGCAAGAGGCGTCAAGCGTCGATCTGCATTATCATGACGTAAAAGCAGACGGTACTCGGCACGAGAAGTAAACATGCGGTAGGGTTCGTCGACCCCTTTGGTTACGAGGTCGTCAATTAAAACACCGAGATACGCCTGGTTACGATCAAGAACAAAGGGTTCATCTCCCCGCAGTTTAAGGGCGGCATTGATTCCCGCGATGAGCCCCTGCCCTGCTGCTTCTTCGTATCCCGTGGTCCCATTGAGCTGGCCCGCGAAATACAAACCTTGAACGGCTTTTGTTTCGAGTGTGGGGGTCAACTGAGTTGGTGGAGCGAAGTCATATTCAACAGCATATCCGTAACGCATAATCTCCGCTTTTTCGAGTCCGCGAATCGAATGAATCATCTGGTCCTGAACATCGCGCGGCAAACTCGTCGAGATACCGTTGCAGTAAACTTCTTGAGTATTGCGACCTTCCGGTTCCAGAAAAATCTGGTGCGAGGTCTTATCTGCGAACCGTACGACTTTGTCTTCGATGGAGGGGCAGTAACGGGGACCAGTAGAGTTGATCTGGCCGCTATACATCGGAGCGCGGTGTAGGTTTTCGCGAATGGCTTCGTGAACGGCTTCGTTCGTTTCGGTCAGGAAGCATTCCATTTGCGGCTGAGTGATGCGGTCGTTCATGAATGAGAACGGAACCGGGTTTTCATCTCCAGGTTGTGCCTGGACAACCGAATAATCGATCGTTCGACCATTTATCCGTGCGGGAGTTCCTGTTTTGAATCGTTCGAGTTCAAATCCGAGTTGTCGGAGAGAATCAGATAACGTACCGGTCGTTCCTTCCCCCGCGCGTCCCCCCTGGCTTTTCGCTTCGCCCGTGTGCATGATCGCCTGCAGGAAAGTACCCGTCGTCAGGATCACTGCTGGTGCGTGGTAGATCGCGTCACCACGGACACGGATGCCTTGAATGACATTGTTTTCTACAAGGAGCGTTTCGACGACTTCCTGTCGGAGAGTCAGATTGTCCTGCAATTCCACGCGGTTTTTCATGCTGAACTGATAGGCCTTTTTATCGGCTTGCGCGCGCGGAGAATGCATCGCGGGGCCTTTGCTCAGATTTAACATGCGGAACTGAATACTGTTCTCGTCGATGACGAGCCCCATTTCTCCACCGAGCGCATCGATCTCGCGTACGATCTGTCCCTTGGCGACACCTCCGATTGCCGGGTTGCAACTCATGGCACCGACTGTATCGCAGCTCATCGTTAGTAGAGCGGTTTTCGCGCCCAGGCGTGCGGAAGCAAGCGCGGCTTCAATTCCGGCGTGCCCGGCACCAATCACCAGGGCATCATATTCGTAGGTACTATTTGTCATTTTGAAATGGAACAGAAAAAGTTGTTTAAGTGGGATCGTGTTCAGGAAGAGAGTCTTCAGAAACGGCTATTAGTTCTGGACATGTATGTCGTATTGGATCAGGCATCTCAGGGCAAATTTCCGGTTTTCAAACGCTCTCGCTTGAAACTCGGTTTATATCTGCCATACTCAGTCGAAGCGCCCGATCCAAGTCTGCTGAGCGATTCATAAGGGCTTGGATTAGCGTAACTTACCGAACGATCAGTTAGAACGAAATTTACGGTCCCCTTGAAAGGAAACCCCATGTCAGACGTCCGGACTGCTGCTGTCACTCTTAAAGGAAACCCCGTTGATCTTGCAGGCAAAGCACTGCAGGCAGGCGACACCGCTCCCGAGTTCAAGTTGCAGAACAATGGCTTGGAAGAAGTGACTCTGGCTTCCTCTGCCGGGAAAACCCGTATTATTGCAACGGTTCCCTCATTAGACACCTCTGTATGCCATGCGGAGACCAAAAAATTCAATGATGAAGCTGCTAATCTTGAAAATGCCGAGGTTCTGGTTGTCAGCATGGACCTTCCCTTCGGTCAGAAACGCTGGTGCGGTGCTGAGAACGCCGAAGACATCGTCACACTCAGCGGCCACCAGTCGACTCAGTTTGGTGAAGACTATGGCGTTCTGATCAGCGGTGGGCCTTTGAATCGCTGCCTGGCACGTGCAATCTTCGTTGTCGATGCCGACGGAAAACTGAGCTACGTCGAATACTGTGCTGAAATCGCTGAGCATCCGAATTACGATGCTGTCCTTGCGGCTGCCAAATAATTCAGCTGTTAAATAATTTAGCGGCAATACATGAACCAGTGAAAGCGGAAGCGGGTCCAGTCTTTGGGCTCTCTTCCGTTTTTTATTGGCCTACTAGCCGATGATTATTTCCGAGACGAAACGATCTCTACGTGATCGACAAACCCTGATTACGCCGCCGGTGGTTCCAGACTCAGGTGTTCGTAGGTTTTGCGGGTGAGCATACGACCCCGGGGAGTTCGTTTGATTAATCCGCTACGAAGCAGGAAGGGTTCCACTTCGTCTTCGAGTGTATCGGGAGGAACGTCCATAGTGTGGGCAATTGCGTTTAAACCTGCAGGGCCTCCCGCAAAGACTTCATAAAGTGTGTTTAGGTATCGTCGATCCTGTTCTTCGAGACCGAGGTGATCGATCTCCTGCATCGCGATGGCATCGTTTGCCAGTGACAGGGTGATTTTACCTGAGGTCGATTTCACGACTGCATAATCGCGAATCCAATGTAGCAGGTTGTTCGCTTTTCGCGGGGTCCCCCGGCTGCGAATGGCAATCAGATCGGCGGCGTCTTCAGAAATCGAAGTATTGAGTTTGCGTGCGTTGCGAACGATGATTTCTGTTAAATCAGCGGGTTCGTAAAAGTCGAGATGTTCTCGATTGACGAACCGGTCACGAAGCGGTGCGGTTAACATGCCGCTTCGGGTGGTAGCACCGATGACACAAAACTTCTGAAGACTCATGTTGAGCGTTCGCGCATTGAGTCCATCTCCCAGAGTAATGTCGACCCGATAATCTTCCATTGCCGGATAGATA is part of the Polystyrenella longa genome and harbors:
- the mnmG gene encoding tRNA uridine-5-carboxymethylaminomethyl(34) synthesis enzyme MnmG; the protein is MTNSTYEYDALVIGAGHAGIEAALASARLGAKTALLTMSCDTVGAMSCNPAIGGVAKGQIVREIDALGGEMGLVIDENSIQFRMLNLSKGPAMHSPRAQADKKAYQFSMKNRVELQDNLTLRQEVVETLLVENNVIQGIRVRGDAIYHAPAVILTTGTFLQAIMHTGEAKSQGGRAGEGTTGTLSDSLRQLGFELERFKTGTPARINGRTIDYSVVQAQPGDENPVPFSFMNDRITQPQMECFLTETNEAVHEAIRENLHRAPMYSGQINSTGPRYCPSIEDKVVRFADKTSHQIFLEPEGRNTQEVYCNGISTSLPRDVQDQMIHSIRGLEKAEIMRYGYAVEYDFAPPTQLTPTLETKAVQGLYFAGQLNGTTGYEEAAGQGLIAGINAALKLRGDEPFVLDRNQAYLGVLIDDLVTKGVDEPYRMFTSRAEYRLLLRHDNADRRLTPLAAEIGLASADRIARLKKYEVEIDHALEILRTERYHGNSLEDRLRRQDADWSSLCQISPRLAELEISERARDQVCIETKYSGYIRRQLADVEKQAKITQLRIPEALNYKGITQLRIEAREKLDRVRPINLGQASRISGITPADLAVVTMYLKQPR
- the tpx gene encoding thiol peroxidase, with protein sequence MSDVRTAAVTLKGNPVDLAGKALQAGDTAPEFKLQNNGLEEVTLASSAGKTRIIATVPSLDTSVCHAETKKFNDEAANLENAEVLVVSMDLPFGQKRWCGAENAEDIVTLSGHQSTQFGEDYGVLISGGPLNRCLARAIFVVDADGKLSYVEYCAEIAEHPNYDAVLAAAK
- the ruvB gene encoding Holliday junction branch migration DNA helicase RuvB, with the translated sequence MARERIIHQSAAEPASPEADLDREGVRGSAAMPEQDFLSDSSRFDDDLRPQYLKDVVGQRKVVERIQIMLDATRRREEPFGHLLLDGPPGLGKTTLATVIPRELGTEIQITSGPSLSAPKDLLPFLTNASYGSVLFIDEIHRMPPAVEEFIYPAMEDYRVDITLGDGLNARTLNMSLQKFCVIGATTRSGMLTAPLRDRFVNREHLDFYEPADLTEIIVRNARKLNTSISEDAADLIAIRSRGTPRKANNLLHWIRDYAVVKSTSGKITLSLANDAIAMQEIDHLGLEEQDRRYLNTLYEVFAGGPAGLNAIAHTMDVPPDTLEDEVEPFLLRSGLIKRTPRGRMLTRKTYEHLSLEPPAA